The DNA window CAGGTTGCTGCCACAACACAAAATAGCTATTTCTTAAGATCGATTACTGCATTGTGCTCTCGATAAAATGTCAAAGTGGCTTTACATCAAACTGGGGCATAATTATATGCGAAATATAGTGTTTCCTAGAATGCATATTCATGAATTCCAGGGAGTATAAATTAATGGTTTCTTTGTTTACCTTTAAGGAAATGGCTTTATGCCATTCttttccctatttttttaTAGTATTTCAAGATTAGATTCTCCTTTATGatcttgatattttttttaaaagtaccCGGTactatttccatttttaaacATCCCCTCATCCCATTCCCAAATTAAAAACTGAGAAGCTTTGAAGCTTTTAAATGTTCTTTTGCCTATTTTAGGGCTTCTAGTCTTTTAAAGCTTCAGAATCCCATTGATAAGTACAATCTTGTGTAacaatttctataaaaaacaaaccatttaataattatCTCTTGACTGAATCTCCCATCAAAGGAAGAACcttaaaagtaataaaaacaCCATACCCTTTTCAGGATATATATTCCACAAAATGTTTACAAATGGTATCAAAATTTATTATTCTATTACATCTAGACTAGAATACACCTTCGAATGTATTGCTAAGCCAGGCTcttttggcaacaaaaaaaatataaaaggatATGCGATGAAACTGGTAAACCAGCCCAAAGACAAAATACCACTTTGTTTCATTTCTTGGTCTGTACACGGGGCGATTGTCTATATTTACAAAGTTATTTTGTCGAAATAAATAGTTACATAAAGAGATATCTACAAGCATCTGGTGCTAGGGAAGCTTCTTCAGGTGCGTCTGCTTGTGCTTCACTTTGGAGGTGAGTACATCGTAGCCCAGGCTGATGATGTTGTCGTAGAAGATGCGGTAGTGGGTGGGTATCCAGTAAAAGTTGACGAATTGCGCCACCGGCCACACTGTCCACTCGGCGGCGTACAGCTTCCAGGCCTTCTCCTTGATCTCCTCCCACACCTCGTTCTTGTCCTTGCGCTCCAGAAGGCCCAGTGTAACGAAAAAGGCCGATATGTAAATGGGGGAGCAGATGAGTTGGTCGAGCACGATCTTCTTGGCAACGATACGCATGCTGCGCCCTGGAAGCCTCCTGTCGAGCATTTTGTACCAGTAGTGGCAAATAATGCCCACTGTAACGCCACTGATGGCCATGTGGGCGGT is part of the Drosophila bipectinata strain 14024-0381.07 chromosome XL, DbipHiC1v2, whole genome shotgun sequence genome and encodes:
- the LOC108120125 gene encoding mpv17-like protein 2; its protein translation is MQSLRCPSRSLLLLNAVRGQRCLRISLPRNTTSGSVRGGTSGGAGAGGGATGASGARAGPGVSGLTAGALQRLREWHANAFSTRFLLFTNVGISLTLSCLGDVLEQHFEIYCGEIERFESTRTAHMAISGVTVGIICHYWYKMLDRRLPGRSMRIVAKKIVLDQLICSPIYISAFFVTLGLLERKDKNEVWEEIKEKAWKLYAAEWTVWPVAQFVNFYWIPTHYRIFYDNIISLGYDVLTSKVKHKQTHLKKLP